The following DNA comes from Spirulina major PCC 6313.
CCACCCGGACAAAATAGCGGCCCTCCGGCTCTTCCACGGGGACAAGCTGCACCGTCGTTGAGTGGCCCAAATGAAGACCCACCCCCGTGCGCGTGGCCCGTTGTGTAAGGGTTACGCCGGAGCGTTGCCCCAGTCTTGCGGCAGGGCCTTGTCCCTGTGGCTGCTGCATAGTGTCTCTCCTGCGTCTACACCGCCCCCTTAGAACCGTTGACCAATGCCGAAGTGAATCCGGCTATCGCCTTGATCGTTGAGACCATAATCGATCCGAATCGGGCCGAGGGGGGATTGAATCCGTACCCCCACGCCATAGCCCAAGCCGTCACCGGGTTTTCCTCGCACCCCAGCCGGGTTACCCGGAACATTATCCCCTGTGCCTAAATCCGTACCATAGTCCACGAAAAAGGCTCCCCCCAGGAAGGATAAAATCGGGAATCGATATTCGGCGGTGGCTTGAATATAGGTGCGACCACTGCCCACGTCGCCTTCTTTGTAGCCGCGCACAGAGTTCGCACCGCCTAAACTAAAGGCTTCGTAAGGGGGAAGGTCGCCGATAATCGTGCCGCCTTGGAGGTTGAAGGCGAGGGCTTGGGGGGCTTCGGGGTCGTTGGTGAAGTTGAGCCAATCGACGGGGTAATAGGTGCTGTAGCTGGCGCGGAGGCGATTGAAGAGGATCGTTCCGGCTCCCACGGGGACGGTTTGCTCCATGCCGAGGCGGAGCAGGGAGCCTGCGGTGGGTTCGAGGAAGCTATTGCGGCGATCGCGCACGGCCCCCAAGCGCAGGGTGACGAGGGTATCTTGACCGTTGGGGGTGTGGGAGAGCAAATTCCCCAAACTATCGCGGGGGCTAATGTCGCCATCACTATCGCGCACGTCAATCCCTTGGTAGCTGAACCCAGCGGACACCGTCCATTCCGCACGGCTAAAGGGATCGGGGGAGAGGGGACGGTTGAAATCAATGCCGCCCCCGGTGCGAACAATGCGGGGGCGATCGCCATCCGGCAGGCGAATTTCGGGATCACCTTCATCAAAAATCAACGAAATCGACCGCCGCCGGAACATATTCACCGTATAGGAGGTGCGATAGGGGTCGCCCGCAATCCAGGGGTCTGTAAAACTCAGGTCAAACAACAGTTCCCGCGTTCCCACCTGAAGTTCTGCGCCGATCGTGTGATTATTGCCGCCGAGGTTTTGCTGTTGGTAGCTCGCTGTCCCGAAAAAGCCGCTGGCGGAACTGACCCCAGCCCCTGCCGCCAATGAGCCGGTATTACTTTCTTGCACATCTACATTCACCACCACCTTGGCCGGATCATCCGCTGGCTCAAAGGAGAGGCGCACATCTTCAAACAGACCTAAGCCAAACACCCGTTGGAGATCTTCTTGGGCCGTGGCCCGGTTGAAGACCCCACCTGATGCGAGTTTCATCTCGCGGGTGACGATGAAGTCACGGGTGCGCCCCTCGACAACTTCTTCCTCTTCATCAATGAAACGCACTTGAATCCGTTCGATTACCCCTTCGGCGAGGGTGAGGGTGACGCGACCATCGGGGCTAATTTGGGGATTACCTACCACTTGGGCGAGGTCATAGCCGTTTTCTTGGTACCACTCATTGATCCGAATGATGCCCAGTTGGAGGTCGCGCAGGTTGAGGACTTCGTTGTAGTCGTCGGCAAAGATGTCGTTGATTAAGGATGCCGGGATGACGCGATCGCTGTCATCAGCGGGCAAGGTTTGCACCACCACTTCACGCAGCACCGGGTTGACATCAACATTAAACGTCACCCGCACCCCCAAGGGGGTATCTTCGGGCTGTTGCGTCACATTGGCGAAGTAGCCCGTGGCGAAGATGGCGTTGACATCATCCTGGAGTTGGGTGCGCGTCGTGGTGAGACCCGGTTGGGTGTCGATGGTGTCGTACACCAGGTTTTCCAGTTCTGGCGTGAGGCCCGGCCCGGTGACGATCACTTCTGACACCAGCACTTGGGGTTCCGGGGCGGTGGGGGGTTCTTCCGGGGCGGGGCCTTCGAGGTTGAATTGGGCGAGTTCGAGGTCGGCGTGTTTGGTGAGATGACTGGGAAGCTCGATGTGTTCGCTGGGTTCGTAGGGGGGAATGGGCAGGGATTCGAGATCGGCGGCGGTGGGGCGTGGGGCGGTGGGGGCGGCGGCGATGGGGGAGGGATGCGCTGGGACTGGCGGGGGTGCGACGGGGGAAGCGATCGCCACGGGAGGCTGCGGCGTAGCGGGAATCATTTGCAAGGGTTCCGGCGTGACGCGAGCTTCGGGCACCGATGACTTTTGCACCACCTTGGGCTGCTGTTTATCGGGGGTGTCGGCGATCGCCTCTGACGGAACTGTTACCGCCGCAGACACGACCGATCTAGCCTGGGCATCCTCTGTTTCCGTAACAGGAGCGGTCACCGCCGGAGCCTCAACATTCCCCCAAGCCGGAGAGACCAACGACAACGTTGCAGAGGTTGCCAACAGCGTGAAAACAAAGGGAGATAAGCGCATATGAGTTTGATTGAGCACGTCCACACACCAACTAATAAACTAAATGAATAACTGAACTCGATGCATCACCGTTTTAACCCCTGTCCCTTAGGCCTCTGACAATGAGGTCACCGCCTGCAAGACTCGCGATCGCATGGTTTGATAGGCCCCTTCCACCTGACCGAGATCATGGCGAAAGCGGTCTTTATCCAGAATCCGTTTTTGAGGATCGGGTTCGGCCTTGTCCCAAAGGCGACAGGTATCAGGACTGATTTCATCAGCCAGGCGAATGTGACCGTGGGCATCAACACCGAACTCCAGTTTAAAATCAACCAACACAATGTCACATCGGTCGAAAAACGTCATCAGGTGTTGATTAATGCTCAGGGCATATTGTTGTAGTGCTGTGACTTGTTCTGGCGTTGCAAGTTCCAACAATCGGAGGCGATCGCCCGTTAACAGCGGATCACCGAGATCATCGTTCTTATAGTAGAACTCCACCAGGGGTTCTGGGATCGGTTGACCCACCGGTAACCCCGTTTCCCGCGCTAAACTGCCCGCCACAACGTTGCGCACCACCACTTCGAGGGGAATAATCGTTACCGATCGCACCCGCATCGAGGTGGGGTCAACGGTGCTGAGATAGTGGGTGGGGATGTTGTGGGTTTCGAGGTACTGCAATAAAGCCGCCGTAATCGTGCAGTTGACCTCACCCTTGCCGACAATCTGACCCCGTTTTTTGGCATTGAAGGCGGTGGCATCGTCCTTGAAGACACTGAGCAACACCTCCGGTTCATCCGTGGTGTAGAGGATTTTGGCTTTCCCTTCGTAGAGTTTTTCTGGCATGGATTGAGAGAGTAAAGAAGGATCAATACGCTGGGGTTAGGGGGTCACGGGGCCCCATGCTGAAGGCAGGGTGGGGTCGGATTGGGACTAAATCTCGGTGAGATCAAGACTGACTCATAATTTACCAGAGTCTTGGGAGTCTACTGCGATTAGTTCGAGGCGTTGCTGAAAACCACCGCGATCGCGCTGCCGTTGGGCTTTGATTTGGGCCAGGGTCTGGGGGTCAAGATCGTAGAAGGCGAGGAGGTGCTCGATCACTTCTTGTAGGTCGGCCAATTCCGTGAGTAGGTCGGCACGGGATGCGGCAGCGGCTTCGGCGGCTTCTTCTTGGAGTTTGGCCCGCAGCGCCTGATCATAGTCCGCCGACGACAGCACGCGGGTGATGCTGGTGCGACCGGCAGCGGTGATGATCTCAGGAATGCGATCGCGAATCAGTTTGGGCAGAGTTGAATCGATCATCGGGGTCAACGGTTAAGACTTCAGGGTTAGGGGGATTGGCCATCGTTCCGCCAGAATCGGGAAGGGCTACCGTATCCTAAGAAAGGGCGATCGCAGGGTTTGGCGATCGCCGTGCCTCAATGTTTCCCCGTGGCGATCGCTTCGGATTGGGTGACGCGGCTCCGGGTCAACGATGCGGACTGATTCGTCATCCCTGGGATTCAGGGGCGTTACCCCCCATCGCCAGGCATTGAGGCTCATTCTTGACGCTTCGCACCCATGACCCATTTCCCCACTGATATTCCGTCGTTCCTGGAACCGATTGTTGAGCAATTGTGGCAACCCAAAAACTGCCACACAGCCATACAACAGGCCCTCAATCGTCTCCATCAGGTCTGCCAGGTTCAGCGTTGTTTCCTGCTCCGTTCCCACTGCACCGGCGAATTTTTCCCCGTCCAACAGTCCGAAGCGACAATCCTGCCTGACCCCCACACAGCCGATCCCCTCGTGACCTACTACGCCTCTGCCCTGGGACGGGGTGAGATGATCTGCTGGTCGAAGCCTGATCCCCAGTGGCCGCCCCAGATCCAGTCCTACCTTGAAACCTGGACTATTCAAGCAGCCTGTTTAATGCCGTTGCGGTGGCGATCGCAGGATCTGGGGATTCTCAGCCTCCATGACGATCACCCCCGGCCGTGGCAGCGCGACGATCTCACCACCATTCACTGCATTGCCCACCACGGAGCGATCGCCCTCTACCGCGACACCCACCAGCCCCCCGACTGCCTCTATCCCCCCTCCCCTGAACCCCTCCTCCACCGCAGCCTCAGACTCCTCTGCCACAGCACGCCCCCCGTCCCCTTTGACACCCTCATCGCCCAGATTGGCCAATCCTTCAACGTCGATCGGGTCTGGCTCCTGATCGCCGTCGAGGATGAATTTTGGGTCAAGACCGAATGGTGCGCCCATGGCCAGATCCCCAAACAACAAGGGGCCAAAGTGCTGCAAGCCCACTTCCCCGCTGGCCGCCTCGACCCGACCCACTGGCCCACCGTCTCTTCGGTGCAAGGCGTTCCCCCCGCCACGCCCATCCCGGCTCCCACCTGCGTTTTAAATCTGCCCATCGGCGATCGCACCCAAATCTACGGCAGCCTGAGCCTGCACCAGTTTAAGCCCGTGCCCCCCCTAACCGCCGCAGCGGCGCAAACCCTCCGGGCGATCAGTGATGCGATCGCCCTGATCATCCTCCACGAGCAAACCCGCGAAACCTCCCGCCAACTCAGCCGCGAAAACCACCACAAAAGCGAACTGCTCTCCCTCATGAGCCACGAACTACGCACCCCATTAACGGGCATTTTGGGCTTTGCCAAGGCCCTCCTTGAACAAATCTACGGCCCCCTCAATGCCAAACAGCACCAATATCTCACTGCGATCGTGGAATCCGGCGACTACCTCCTCGCCCTGATTAATGACCTCCTCGATCTGTCCAAAATTGAGGCCAACCGCGAAGAACTGTATCTTGAACCCGTGGGGATTGCTGATCTCTGCCAAGGCGCGATCGCGATCGTCCAAGAACTCGCCCGGATCGCCAACCTCGATCTGCACCTCCACCTCGACCCCCATCTTCCCCCCTACATCGCCGACCCCCGCCGCCTCAAGCAAATCCTCGTGAACCTCCTCGCCAACGCGATCAAGTTCACCCCCCAAGGCTCCGTCACCCTCAGCGTCACCGTCTGCCCCCCGCACCTCTGCTTCGCCGTGCGCGACACCGGCATCGGCATCGCCGCCGCCGACCTCGACACCCTCTTTCAACCCTTCCGTCAACTCCACACCCCCTTCAACGCCACCCAAGCCGGTACGGGCCTCGGCCTCGCCCTCTCCCAAAAACTCGCCCACCTCCACCACGGCGATATCCAGGTCGAATCTACCCCCAACCAAGGAAGCTGCTTCACCCTCCGCCTTCCCCTTGATCAACCCTGAACGTTTTTCCGTACAATAATGAAGACCTGTAGATGCCTGTATGCTGGACTATGACTGAAGACGCAAAAGCCAACGCTTCCGCCCCCAAAGCCAAGAAAGCCAAACCTCCTGCCCCAGAAGACAAGCCCTTTACCGAATTCATGGAGCAAGAGTTTTTGCCGGCGTTGAAAACAGCCTTTAATGATGCAGGGCTAACGGATATGGAACTTGCCTTTGAGAAGAAACCCCTCAACCTGGCCGGGATCAGTGCCACGGATGACTATTGGCAAGTGGAAGGCCAGTGGCAACAGGGGGAACGCCAGTTTAATCTCTACTGCTTTGACGAAGACATTAAAGGGCAAAAGGGCTTCACCGCCACCACCTACGGCAGCAAGCCCAGCACCTTAGAATCGTTTATGATTGACGAGCGCAAAATTACCCGTGATTTGATGGTGCTGTATACCTTGCAGCGCATTAACAGCGAGAAGTGGCTTGGCCGCAACTAACGGCCCGCCGGGGTGAATCCCCCTGGGGAAACCGTCAGCCCCGCTAACTGTATTGAAGGAAACAAAGGAGGAGTGATGGGTGCAAGTGTCGCGGTGAGCGAGGCGAATTTTGCCGCTGAGGTGTTGGGGCCCTGTGCGGAAATGCCGATCATTGTGGATTTTTTTGCGACTTGGTGCGGGCCCTGTAAGGTGCTGAAGCCGACCTTGGAGCGGCTGGCGATGGAATATGGGGTGATGCTGGCGACGGTGGATATTGACCAAAACCCGGAGTTGGCCTCTCAGTATGGTGTGGAGGGGGTTCCGGATGTGCGGATTGCGACGGCGGGCCGGTTGCAGCCGGGGTTTGTGGGGGCGGTTCCGGAGGGTCAGATTCGGGAGATTCTGGCGCGGTATGAGTTGCGATCGGAGTTGGAAACGACGTTGGCGGCGGCCCAAGGGGCGATCGCAGCCCGTCAATTCCCTGAAGCCAAAGCCCTGTTTGATACGCTGTTTGAACGCTATCCCGATCATCCTGGCGTGACCCTCGAAGCGGCGCGGTTTCTCATTCTCCTCCAGCAGTTTGAAGATGCCGAACGCTTGTTAAACTCGATTCCGCCGGATCAAGCCGAGCATTACAAGCGGGCCCAAGGGGTGAAGAGTTTGATGCGCTTTCAACAATGGGCGGCGGATGATCCGAGTCAGGGCATTGGGGCGGCGGCCCAGGGTGTCTTGCAAGGGGAGTATGAAACCGCGTTGCAGCAGTTGTTAGCGATCGTGGAGGCGGGGACGCGGGAAAAAGACATCGCCCGCCAAGGGATGGTGGATGTGTTTGCGCTCCTCGGTAGTCAGCACCCCCTGACTCGTCAGTATCAACAGGCGTTGATGATGGCGTTGTATTGAGGCGGTGGCAGCGCGATCGCACCCCTTTGCCCTGGATTGATGGTGCTGTGTGCATGGGGCTGGGCTGCGATCGCGACCCCATTTCTCCGGTTCCGCATCGGTGGAGCCTGTGCCGCCATTCGCTCAATGCGGAGTCCCTATGTCAAAATATCAAAATATCTTTAATTCTGGGTCTTTGGCTG
Coding sequences within:
- a CDS encoding GAF domain-containing sensor histidine kinase — protein: MTHFPTDIPSFLEPIVEQLWQPKNCHTAIQQALNRLHQVCQVQRCFLLRSHCTGEFFPVQQSEATILPDPHTADPLVTYYASALGRGEMICWSKPDPQWPPQIQSYLETWTIQAACLMPLRWRSQDLGILSLHDDHPRPWQRDDLTTIHCIAHHGAIALYRDTHQPPDCLYPPSPEPLLHRSLRLLCHSTPPVPFDTLIAQIGQSFNVDRVWLLIAVEDEFWVKTEWCAHGQIPKQQGAKVLQAHFPAGRLDPTHWPTVSSVQGVPPATPIPAPTCVLNLPIGDRTQIYGSLSLHQFKPVPPLTAAAAQTLRAISDAIALIILHEQTRETSRQLSRENHHKSELLSLMSHELRTPLTGILGFAKALLEQIYGPLNAKQHQYLTAIVESGDYLLALINDLLDLSKIEANREELYLEPVGIADLCQGAIAIVQELARIANLDLHLHLDPHLPPYIADPRRLKQILVNLLANAIKFTPQGSVTLSVTVCPPHLCFAVRDTGIGIAAADLDTLFQPFRQLHTPFNATQAGTGLGLALSQKLAHLHHGDIQVESTPNQGSCFTLRLPLDQP
- a CDS encoding nucleoside triphosphate pyrophosphohydrolase codes for the protein MIDSTLPKLIRDRIPEIITAAGRTSITRVLSSADYDQALRAKLQEEAAEAAAASRADLLTELADLQEVIEHLLAFYDLDPQTLAQIKAQRQRDRGGFQQRLELIAVDSQDSGKL
- a CDS encoding tetratricopeptide repeat protein; amino-acid sequence: MGASVAVSEANFAAEVLGPCAEMPIIVDFFATWCGPCKVLKPTLERLAMEYGVMLATVDIDQNPELASQYGVEGVPDVRIATAGRLQPGFVGAVPEGQIREILARYELRSELETTLAAAQGAIAARQFPEAKALFDTLFERYPDHPGVTLEAARFLILLQQFEDAERLLNSIPPDQAEHYKRAQGVKSLMRFQQWAADDPSQGIGAAAQGVLQGEYETALQQLLAIVEAGTREKDIARQGMVDVFALLGSQHPLTRQYQQALMMALY
- a CDS encoding DUF2996 domain-containing protein codes for the protein MTEDAKANASAPKAKKAKPPAPEDKPFTEFMEQEFLPALKTAFNDAGLTDMELAFEKKPLNLAGISATDDYWQVEGQWQQGERQFNLYCFDEDIKGQKGFTATTYGSKPSTLESFMIDERKITRDLMVLYTLQRINSEKWLGRN
- the purC gene encoding phosphoribosylaminoimidazolesuccinocarboxamide synthase — encoded protein: MPEKLYEGKAKILYTTDEPEVLLSVFKDDATAFNAKKRGQIVGKGEVNCTITAALLQYLETHNIPTHYLSTVDPTSMRVRSVTIIPLEVVVRNVVAGSLARETGLPVGQPIPEPLVEFYYKNDDLGDPLLTGDRLRLLELATPEQVTALQQYALSINQHLMTFFDRCDIVLVDFKLEFGVDAHGHIRLADEISPDTCRLWDKAEPDPQKRILDKDRFRHDLGQVEGAYQTMRSRVLQAVTSLSEA
- a CDS encoding BamA/TamA family outer membrane protein — encoded protein: MRLSPFVFTLLATSATLSLVSPAWGNVEAPAVTAPVTETEDAQARSVVSAAVTVPSEAIADTPDKQQPKVVQKSSVPEARVTPEPLQMIPATPQPPVAIASPVAPPPVPAHPSPIAAAPTAPRPTAADLESLPIPPYEPSEHIELPSHLTKHADLELAQFNLEGPAPEEPPTAPEPQVLVSEVIVTGPGLTPELENLVYDTIDTQPGLTTTRTQLQDDVNAIFATGYFANVTQQPEDTPLGVRVTFNVDVNPVLREVVVQTLPADDSDRVIPASLINDIFADDYNEVLNLRDLQLGIIRINEWYQENGYDLAQVVGNPQISPDGRVTLTLAEGVIERIQVRFIDEEEEVVEGRTRDFIVTREMKLASGGVFNRATAQEDLQRVFGLGLFEDVRLSFEPADDPAKVVVNVDVQESNTGSLAAGAGVSSASGFFGTASYQQQNLGGNNHTIGAELQVGTRELLFDLSFTDPWIAGDPYRTSYTVNMFRRRSISLIFDEGDPEIRLPDGDRPRIVRTGGGIDFNRPLSPDPFSRAEWTVSAGFSYQGIDVRDSDGDISPRDSLGNLLSHTPNGQDTLVTLRLGAVRDRRNSFLEPTAGSLLRLGMEQTVPVGAGTILFNRLRASYSTYYPVDWLNFTNDPEAPQALAFNLQGGTIIGDLPPYEAFSLGGANSVRGYKEGDVGSGRTYIQATAEYRFPILSFLGGAFFVDYGTDLGTGDNVPGNPAGVRGKPGDGLGYGVGVRIQSPLGPIRIDYGLNDQGDSRIHFGIGQRF